A segment of the Bradyrhizobium sp. CCBAU 53340 genome:
CAGCAGCAGCTGGCCGACGGGATAGATCAGGAACAGCACGAGCAGCAGCACCAGCGGCGCGCCCATCGCGACCCGCGTCCAGGCCAGCCTCTGCGATATCGCGCGCATGCCGGCCAAGCTCAGATCCCCCTCCCGTCATGAATGGCGACGGCATCCGCCGCGTGCCACCCGAGCGACAGGCGCTGACCGATCTCGTAAGGCGCAGATCCGCTGCGGGTCGGATGCGCAGCCACGAGCTGCGGCAGGCCCGCGGTCTCCGGCGCGATATAGAGCCGCGTCAGGCTGCCGCTGATCATCACGTCGGTAAGCCGGCCGGACAGCTGGCCGCCCTCGCCGACCACGAGGTTCTGCGGGCGCACCATGACCTTGACCGGCTCGCCGGCGGCGAAACGAGAACCATTGCCGACCGCGCGCGAGGACGCGAGCTGCTCGGTGAGGACGATGTCGAGCTCCTCGCCATCGACGCTGTGCACCGTGGCGCTGAGCAGATTGGACTCGCCGAGGAAGTCGGCAACGAACACCGAGCGCGGCCGGAAATAGAGATCCTGCGGCGTGCCGAGCTGCTCGATCGCGCCCGCATTCATCAGGCAGATGCGATCCGACATGGTCATCGCCTCTTCCTGGTCATGGGTGACGTAGACGATCGTGGTGCCGAGCTCGCGATGGATGCGCTTGATCTCGAGCTGCATCTGGTCACGCAGCTTCTTGTCGAGCGCGCCCAGCGGCTCGTCCATCAGGATGATGGCGGGGCGATAGACGATGCAGCGCGCCAGCGCGATGCGCTGCTGCTGACCGCCGGACAATTCGCGCGGATAGCGCTTTGCGACATGCGGCAGGCGCACCGTCTCCAGCGCCTCCGCTGTGCGGCGGCGCGCCTCGGTATCGGAGACTTTCCGCATCTTGAGGGGAAACGCGATGTTGTCCTCGATCGTCATGTGAGGAAACAGCGCGTAGTTCTGGAACACGACACCGATGTCGCGGTCATAGGCGGCGCTATGCGTGACGTCGGTGTCGTCGATCAGGATCTGTCCCTCGTCGGGATGGGCGAGACCCGCGATCAGGCTGAGCAGCGTTGTCTTGCCCGATCCGGACGGGCCAAGCAGGGTGAGGAATTCGCCCTTGGCGACGTCGAGGCTGGTCGGCGCAAGCGCGACGAAATCGCCATAGCGCTTGCACAGCTCACGAATGCGCAGGCTCGACGAGACCATGGGCCGCTCCGATCCGGTCGAGCCGCTCAAGCCAGGATCCAGCTGTTGAAGCGCTCGATGACGGCGGCCTGGTTGTCGTACCAGTACTTCGCATCGATCTTCAGCCCGGCCTTGATGTTATCAGGATAGGTCGGGCAGTTCTTGGCGACCTCCGGCTTGACGTAGTTGAAGGCCTCCGGCTGCGTGAGGCCGGCCGGGAAGAATTCGACGAGCGCCGCCTGCCGCTTCGGATCGGAGGCGAACTTGATGAACTCGCGGCAGGCATCGGCGTTCGGCGTGCCTGACAGGATCGACCAATTGTCGGCGCCCCAGATACCCTGGTTCCAGACGATCTCGACGGGCGCACCCGCTGCCTGCGCGGCCTGCGCGCGCGACACCCAGGTCGGGAGCATCTCGATCTCGCCCGAGGTCAGCATCTGCTCGACCTGCGCACCGCTGGTCCACCACACCGCGACCTGGGACTTGATCTTGTCGAGCGAGGCGAAGGCCTTGTCGAGATCGCAAGGGTAGACCTGCGCGGTCGGCGCGCCTGCACCCATCAGCGCTTCCTCGATCGTGTCGAACGGATGCTTGCGCACCGAACGACGTGCAGGGAAGTCCGTCACGTTCCAGAAATCCGACCAGGATTGCGGCGCCTTGCGTCCCTTGAAGGCGTCGGTGCGATAGGCCAGCACCGTGGTGTAAACGTTGGTGGCAACTCCGTAGGGCGAAGCGTATTCGGCCGGGAGCGACTTGACCACCGGCTCCGCTTCGAGGCCGTGCTTCTCGAGATAAGGCTTGCCGCCGGTAGTCAGGATCTGGATCGCGGGCCAGGAGATCTTGGCCATGTCCCAAGTATAATTCTTGGTGTCGACCATGGTCTTGATCTGCGCGACCGGCTCGGCATTGGCCTGCACGCCGACGACCTCGATTCCGGTCGCTTCGGTGAACGGACGGTAGAACACCGCACCATAGGCCTTGGTGTAGATGCCGCCATCGTCGCGCACGACGATGCGTTTTCCAGCAGCGCGGGACGGCGACCAGACGGACGGCGCGGCAAGCGCGACGGCGCCGGCTCCGGCGCCGAGCAGAAGGCGGCGGCGGGAAGTGATGAGCTTCGATGCGTTGGTCATGTCAGTCCCCTCTCTACGATGTTGGATTGGTCGGCGAAGTTGGGGCCCCCTCAGTCGCCGATGACGGCGGCAGAACGCGGCCAGGATTGAACAGACCGGACGGGTCGAATGCCTGCTTCACCGCCCGCATGAGAGCGAGCTCGACCGGCGGCTTGTAGCGGGTCATTTCGCCCGTCAGCGTGCGCCCGACGCCATGCTCGGCACTGAAGGTGCCGCGCAGGGAACTGGCGACATCGTTCATGACGCGGCGGATCCTTTGCGCTGTCTCGTCGCGCTCCGGCAGTGCGTCCCATTCGGCAAAGCTGAAGAAGGGGATGAAATGGATGTTGCCGTCGCCCATGTGGCCGACGATGACGAATGTCAGATCCGGCACGATCGCGCGCACCGCCGCCATGGCCTGATCGATGAAAGCAGGCACGTTGGAGACCGGCACGGCGGTGTCCGACGTCAGGCCGACACCGGCCTTCTTGTTGGCTTCCGACACGCTGTGACGCACAAGCCACATCGCCTTGCGCTGTGCCTCGCTCGACGCGACGACGCCGTCGCTGACGAGCCCAGCCTCCAGCGCCTGTTCGAGCACCGTCTGCATCGTCGCGGCGAGCGCGGCGGCATCGCCGGTGTCGGAGAGTTCGATAAGCACGTGCCAGGTGTTGATCTCCGCGACCGGACAACGCCGGCCCGGCACCTGCTCCAGTACGAGCTCGATCTGCTTCGCATTCATCAGCTCGAACGCGGACAGCCGCGAGTTGCAGGCCGCCTGGAACAGGCCGAGCACCTTGAGCGCCTGATGCGGACTGTCGACCGCGAGCCAGGCGACGGCTTCCGCCGTCGGCAGCGGATGCAGCTTCAGCACCGCGCCGGTGATGATGCCGAGCGTGCCCTCCGAGCCGATAAAGAGATGCTTGAGGTCGTAGCCGGTGTTGTTCTTGCGCAGCGCGTAGAGGCCATCCCAGATCGAGCCGTCCGGAAGCACGACCTCGAGACCGAGCACATTATCGCGCGTGTTGCCGTAACGCAGCACGCCGGTGCCGCCGGCATTGGTGCCGATATTGCCGCCGATCTGGCACGAGCCTTCCGCGCCGAGGCTGACCGGATAGAGCCGGCCGGCGGCCGCCGCAGCTTCCTGGATGGTTGCCAGCACGCAGCCGGCATCGACCACCATGGTGTTGTTGACGGGATCGAGCGAGCGGATCCGGCGCATGCGCGTCAACGCGACGATGACAGGCGGCTTACCCTG
Coding sequences within it:
- a CDS encoding FAD-binding oxidoreductase, with protein sequence MALIEAFRQLLGDTAVLTREEDLAGLTEDWRGRFRAPALCAVLPSTTEQVAAIVRLCVAHETPVLPQGGNTSLCGGATPSGQGKPPVIVALTRMRRIRSLDPVNNTMVVDAGCVLATIQEAAAAAGRLYPVSLGAEGSCQIGGNIGTNAGGTGVLRYGNTRDNVLGLEVVLPDGSIWDGLYALRKNNTGYDLKHLFIGSEGTLGIITGAVLKLHPLPTAEAVAWLAVDSPHQALKVLGLFQAACNSRLSAFELMNAKQIELVLEQVPGRRCPVAEINTWHVLIELSDTGDAAALAATMQTVLEQALEAGLVSDGVVASSEAQRKAMWLVRHSVSEANKKAGVGLTSDTAVPVSNVPAFIDQAMAAVRAIVPDLTFVIVGHMGDGNIHFIPFFSFAEWDALPERDETAQRIRRVMNDVASSLRGTFSAEHGVGRTLTGEMTRYKPPVELALMRAVKQAFDPSGLFNPGRVLPPSSATEGAPTSPTNPTS
- a CDS encoding ABC transporter substrate-binding protein, with product MTNASKLITSRRRLLLGAGAGAVALAAPSVWSPSRAAGKRIVVRDDGGIYTKAYGAVFYRPFTEATGIEVVGVQANAEPVAQIKTMVDTKNYTWDMAKISWPAIQILTTGGKPYLEKHGLEAEPVVKSLPAEYASPYGVATNVYTTVLAYRTDAFKGRKAPQSWSDFWNVTDFPARRSVRKHPFDTIEEALMGAGAPTAQVYPCDLDKAFASLDKIKSQVAVWWTSGAQVEQMLTSGEIEMLPTWVSRAQAAQAAGAPVEIVWNQGIWGADNWSILSGTPNADACREFIKFASDPKRQAALVEFFPAGLTQPEAFNYVKPEVAKNCPTYPDNIKAGLKIDAKYWYDNQAAVIERFNSWILA
- a CDS encoding ABC transporter ATP-binding protein, which translates into the protein MVSSSLRIRELCKRYGDFVALAPTSLDVAKGEFLTLLGPSGSGKTTLLSLIAGLAHPDEGQILIDDTDVTHSAAYDRDIGVVFQNYALFPHMTIEDNIAFPLKMRKVSDTEARRRTAEALETVRLPHVAKRYPRELSGGQQQRIALARCIVYRPAIILMDEPLGALDKKLRDQMQLEIKRIHRELGTTIVYVTHDQEEAMTMSDRICLMNAGAIEQLGTPQDLYFRPRSVFVADFLGESNLLSATVHSVDGEELDIVLTEQLASSRAVGNGSRFAAGEPVKVMVRPQNLVVGEGGQLSGRLTDVMISGSLTRLYIAPETAGLPQLVAAHPTRSGSAPYEIGQRLSLGWHAADAVAIHDGRGI